The following is a genomic window from Melopsittacus undulatus isolate bMelUnd1 chromosome 8, bMelUnd1.mat.Z, whole genome shotgun sequence.
agGAGAGTTAAGTTTAGTATAGGGAAGTCTTTGTGATGCTGACTGGTAAGAGAAGTCCAGTGTGCCAGAGACTGCAGTATCCTTGGGCAGAGGTGCTGTAGACTGTGCTGGGTCTGCCCCTGAGTACAGAGGCTACTGCTTCGAGCAGGGCTCTGACAAACCAGGTGCCCTGTACTCTCAGACCTTCTGATTCCCTTTGTTTCTAATGTCAACAGTAACAGTACTACTCCTGTTGCAcaggtgtttctgcagcttttgcAGTCAAGCTGTTCAAATCATGGATAAATGAGAAAGATATTAATGCAGTGGCTGTCAGTCTTCGTAAAGTCAACATGGATAACAGGCTGATGGTGAGTACCACTGAAATTATTGAGTTACTACTTAAGCCAGTTTAGTGACTAGCATTTACCAGCAAAGCACCCAATGTGCACTTAACTTTGTGAAAGAGTTGCTGTAAACTTTGTTTTCAGGAACTCTTCCCAGCCAACAAACAAAGTGTTGAACACTTTTCCAAGTACTTCACTGAAGCAGGACTGAAGGAACTTTCTGAGTATGTTCGGAACCAGCAGAGCATAGGAGCTcggaaggagctgcagaaagaaCTTCAGGAGCAAATGTCTCGGGGAGATCCGTTCAAGGATGTAAGTGTTTGGCTGTAGTCAAGGTgggatgctttctttttttcctgtaggaaCTTAGCTCAGtgtttctgaaacacagcagcatttAGCACTAATCTGAAGGTACATACCTAATTATATATTGAACTTGGCTTTTGCTAAGAATGAAAATCTGGACCAGGGTGCTTTGTGGTCTTTCCTTAATGTCCTGAATTCTGCTGTGTGACCAGAGGGCTGTGTTTGGTTCTGAAGGCTTCCATGTGATGTTTAGaacaaaagttttaatttaGCTTAGTGTCATATATGGTCTGTGTGCTGACTCTTTCATTCTGACAGATAATCTTGTACGTGAAGGAggagatgaagaaaaacaacatcTCGGAACAGACTGTGGTAGCCATAATCTGGTCAAGTGTAATGAGCACAGTGGAATGGAACAAAAAGGAGGAGCTGGTAGCAGAGCAAGCCATTAAGCACTTGAAGGTATTGCAGCTGAAGTATGGACTCTAGCACCTGTTGGGTAGGGCTGTATGAAATCAGTCTAGTTTGGCAATAAATATGAAGTGTTCCATGTGTGCTAATCTGTCATTCCTCTTGCAGCAATACAGCCCTCTACTTGCTGCCTTTACTACCCAAGGTCAGTCCGAGCTGACTCTTCTGTTGAAGATTCAGGAGTATTGTTATGACAATATTCATTTCATGAAGGCCTTCCAGAAAATAGTGGTGCTGTTTTATAAAGGTAAATTCTGTCgggtttgggggggagggtggttttgttttattgaagCCTGTATTTGCAGAATGTTTCAGTCCTGATAAGATGCTTAGGGAAGATCAGTGCCACAGCATTGCACTGCATGCACTGAAGAATTTTCTATCTACTTTTCCAAAGATGGAACAGTAAAATGTGAAGGTGGATGTGGCTGTCCTTGTCTATAGAGGAGTACTTCCCCACCTGCCAGATGCTGCCTGTCTACTAGATGTTAAGAGTTGATTTTTAAGGCTCTTTGTCACCTTTCAGTTAGGGAAGGATACATGATAAGTGTGTTCTTAGCTTTTTGTCTGAACACTGACTGTGAACAGCCAGAGATTAAGACCACGGAGGTGTTACTGAGAACCATGCTGTGCACATGTGGAAACACCACAGGAATATAAAGAAATTTGTTGTTAAACTGAAAATTGCATTTGTAAAATTTAAGAATTTGCATCTGTTCTTAGCTGTTGACTGAAGTTTTTCTTAGAGCGTTATCCCAAATAGCTATGAAATCCTCCAGACTTGCAGTGATAGTGCACTCTTCAGTGCAGTGCTTGGGAAACCCCCAGTGCAGCCAGTGTGAAACATAAGGTTCTCAGAATTTAAATGAGGAGCCACTCATGGCACAAGTGTATCCAGGCATAGTCCTTCCCTGGGTATGTATTGTGATGCTTCTAGGGGAGGAAGCAAAGGCTGCCAACTGGGgcttctcagcagctgctgttgagTGGGTTGTTGTATTAATATTGCTCTTGCACGTCTTACAGCTGAAGTTCTGAGTGAAGAACCCATCCTCAAGTGGTATAAAGATGCACATCTTGCAAAAGGAAAGAGCGTTTTTCTGGAGCAAATGAAAAAGTTTGTCGAATGGCTCAAGAATGCTGAAGAAGGTAACCAGCAGCTTAGCTCAGAAGTAAAGCTTGTTCGTGTTGGGAACGTTAGTGCACTAATGCTTGTTTCGGAGGTGGGGTGGTTAATTGTCCCTCAGAGATGAGGTGTGTCCCTTGGTCCTGGCTGAGAAAGCTTGGCAGCGCAATCCACGTGGATCCAATAGAAGCTGTTACGCAGGCCAGCAGCTGGATGCAGTGGCTGACCTGTGGGTAGCCTGTTGACAAGATCTCTCTGTTCCAGAGTCGGAGTCTGAAGCTGAAGAGGGTGACTGACCTGTGAAACTGTCCTTGGCAAAGCAAACGGGAGCTGTAGATAAGTGTCATGTCTCATGCGTCCTTCCGATTCCTACATTCTACCTCCCTGTATCAAGCATGATATAAGGGCTCTCATGGCaatttcttttaactgttttctaTAGTCATTGAGATACTGGATTTAGTTTTTAAAACCATGTTCTAAGTAGCTTACAGGAGCTGTTACAGGTTTGACTCTAACCTGCATTTGTCCTTTCAGTTCTATTCTACCTCCTGTATTTTCTACTGTAATAATGTAATTTAAGGCCTTCCACAATGAAATCCATTTTACTTTTTGGGTTTTCTGTCTATATTTGTGTACACATGATTATGGTGATGAACCTGAAAGAAGCCTCTGAAGCCAGGGCTTGTGTGGTAACTCAGTGTGATATGTCAGCCTGCACCGTGTGAGCCAGATACCCCGTTCATTGGTGGTTGTCCAATTCCCCAAGGACTTTGTCACCTCTTCCCTATGCTTCCAGCATAAAGCATTCCAGCTGTGGGGTGAGGCAGCTGTCCCACTCCTGGGAAGGGAGCTCTGTCCTCCTGGAGAGAAGCTGTTATGGTGGCAGTGAAGGGTAGTGCTGGAGGGGTACCATGAGTGGCATCTCTGAACCTGCTGCCTCTCACAGCTGGTGTCCTGCACACCTGATGGGTAGCACAGCCCGAGAGGGGTCTGGCTACCTTACAGCTGGGCAGCGGCTCCTGGGGAAGCCTTGCTGAGGCTCCCATGGCAGTCCAAGCACTACTGTTCCCCACACAGCCACCCAACAGCCTTCTTGAGCCAGCAAGGGAGCAGCTCCCTTGCGCTGCTGTGTAAATGCACAAGTGCTGGAAGGTAAGGCAGAGAAAACTGTCCCCTCCCACTGAAGTTTAGTGATTGTTTTATGTTGGCATTTGACATGTTAAACCAAACAGCTTATCTGCTCCGTGAAACTTTGCATTCTTAATGGAATTTCTCAGGACAGCTCATAATTCAAGAAAAATATGTGGTTAAAGAGTGAAGTCTGTACTGGTGTAAGCTAATAATGAGCATTAACTGAAATACTGGTAACCAGAGTATACctattataaataaaatgaaatgaaaacaatgatCCCAAAGATCACTGCTGTTTCATTCCATAACTACAGTAATCTTCCTTACTTTGTAACCTTGttttttgaaacaaataaaGGCCATCCTTACACTTAATGTCAAGGACTGCAATTATCTACATGTTAAAAGTGTGAGTGTCCATGATCATTATGCACTGAAGAAATGCAGCCAGGTtcatcatttttctttgaataagTTTTATTCCAGCCGCTGGATTCAACTGTGGAATATCCAAAAAGTCCTAGTataaatccacaaaaaaaagcagaaatgccCATAAAAAAATAGCACATTTGCAAAACAATTGATCATTATTTAGTGCAAGTATTtacactgttttctgtttcttcactgGAAAACCTCCCTTGGCATCCTCATCTGCAGGAGACCATGACCTTTTTTCCCCGTTTcagtgggaagaagaaaggatgtTTTAGCACTGCTTCAAGTGTAAAGCGCTCGGCAGGGTCATACCTCCAGCATCTTCCCAATCAGATCAAAGAGGTTCCTGTGCTCAGCATTGCTGCAGGTCATATATTCCTCCAGGAAGAAAACATCACCATGGGGTTTTTAATCCTAAAACTGCACCAAAAAGTTCTTCTCCCCAAAAGAATTTCCCTTTGTCTCCTTACCAGCAGTGGCTTACAGAGCCTCAAGCAGCACTGACCAGCATGGGTGTTTTCATTCCAGGCCAGCTGGCTCTGAGTTAAATACCTGCATTTCCTTAAACAGTCCTAAGACAGACCACAGTTTGTTATGCAGAGATCCTGGTTTATCCCTTCACTAGAAGTTTACTGGCATGTAAGTTCACAGCTTGTTAATAGAGCAAGAGGAGGAACCTGAGTTTATGAAACTTCCTGTTAAACTGCTATTAAACCAGAGCTCAAACTACCTGTATTTATTAATCTCTAGCAGTCCAGGTATGGAAGAACATCCTTACCTCCTGTTCTGTACCATGTGCCTTGGCAAAGGCCCCACTACTCGCTCCATCATTGCCATGTGTTCTTTGCTGTTATAAGTCTGGAGGGAAATCAAGGTGGATAGTTCAGTGTTAGAAGGCATTGTCAGGAACCACCCACTAACCTTACTTTGGTTTTAACAGTACCCTGCACCCCATAATCAGTTTccagtgaaggagaaaagagaggCTATAGGCATCCGATTccttttaccctttttttattCTCCCTTGTTCATAAATGTTGGGTTTGGCAATGCTGTCAGGATGACAGAATTTGGGTACTGAGTCGTATTTGCTGATGAAGCTGTGTCTTACTAGTGTGTCTTGGAAATTACAACTGTTAACAGGGTGATCCTTGTGTCAGGCTGCTTGCAGGAGTCTTCCACTGAGAAGTTCCTTTTTTCCTACAACTTCTTTTCTGCTTGGTGTAACAGAGAAATgcagtttcatttctgaagcCATTCCCCGCAGTCCCCACGTCCCTGTAGTGTAGTTTCATCCAGCTGAGCAGCATTACACATGCTGCATCGTTTTGAGGTTCATAGTTACCTACCAGAAAGAGAATGTTTCCAAAGCCGTATTCCATGAGAAGGCAACCTGTGCTCCAGATGTCACAAGGCTGTGACTATCCTAGTCCTGTGAAAAGATTCAGAAGGTTCATGTTTATACCTGATCACAGTATACAGTCCAGCAGCTCAAGCAGGACATGTGCCGCGTCTAAAACAATAGCATAAAGTAAGTCTTAGGTTGATCTTTCACCTAACAGGCTTCTACTGACCTAGAATAACTTCTGGAGCTGGGAATGCACAAGTAGTCATGACAGGGCTGTGGTACCCATCATCATACATTGCATTCCCAAAGTCCACAACTTCAGTGTCTGTAATTTTTAGCTGATGGTCATTGTGTgtctgaaatgaaacacaatgGGATGCAAGTGGTCAAATGAACCCAGACACTGGGTGGGGGGAGGCGGGGAGAGGACAGCAACTTACTTACTTATTAGTTTGGGGCTATGCTCTGCTGTGTAGTCAGACCtcacaaataaaatgttttctggatTCAGGTCTGTATGCATCAGCTTTCTGAATGCAAGATAACCAATACAGTTAGCACGTTCCATAAAAAGTTAACAGATACAGCAGAAAAGAATCATACAGCTCACAGACTGGCAAAGCTGGTACGTCACCTGTCTGATGTCCACCACGCTCAGTGGCTGAAAGCCATGCTCTTTCAGAAGGTGCTGAGTCCCAGTAGCTCAAAAACAATGCAGACATGTCCATGTACTCAAGCCACTCCAGCATCTGGACACACCGAGTACAACAGCAGGAAAACGCCTGAGTTGCAGCAGGAGGGTGTGTAACAACTAGATACAGATGCCACATGTTACGGAAGGTGACAGCACAGGAATCTCAAAGCAGAACAAAGTGCAGGTGGCTTTGTGTACTTACTATGTATTGCTGGGATCTAATGCATTTAAATGTTGCAGTTTTCTTATTCTTGCACAGGCCACTTCAGAGTATGTGTCAACATTACTGTTTTCACAGCAACATATCTGCCTTCCTTGACAGGTTTTTAACGGTTGGTAGAACAACGAAGAGTTTCAAGTTGGAAcgaggtgatctttaaggtcccttccaacccaaaccatttccaTGATTCTAGGATGAAATTCAGTAATTATCACCATGTATGTTGTTTACAGCAACGACAGCTTTATcagaaaagctattttctttaaGTACATACTGACTTAATGTAACCAGGGCTCATCTGTGCACAAACACAACTAAAATCTAATATTTCAATCGTGCAAACATACTTGATATGTCTGTATTATTCTTAAAGGTTAAAGGCCCCATTTACTTCCCCTTTGTATTTATAGATGCTGGGCTACTACTGGGGAAACACATCTTGCAGCCTAACAGTCAAAAATGACAGGCCACCTCCTGTGTGTTTTAGGAGTGAAAAAGCAACTGAGGGGTCAAGTGCTTTCTACGGCCACTAGGAAGACAATCTAGTTTCATACTCTGCACACGGCAAAACTGCCATCAAACACAAAACAGATTCTTGATTTACAAGATGCTCACTGCTAGACCCCAGATCTGAGACCTTCCTGGGGTGGGTGGTGAAGGCCCCATGACTGCCCCAGAACGGGGCTTCAGCTTCATCCTACATAGTCCAGACCACCTCCCCCTGCCAGcccttgaaccctgccaggcTGGAGCACCCATCACGTCATCCCCCAGTTCTGCACAACCCTCCTGTCAAGGCACTGGGTTTAGCATGATGTACTAACAGACACTTGTGTTTGGGAACTGGAGCAGCAGCCTTAAGGAAGTACATGTGGAGCAGCAAAAGAGGAAGCAAAGATACAACCTGGGATCATCAGCACTTCATGAACTACACTGTGAGCAGGAAAAATGACTTGTATTAAATACTTACTCTTCATGATCAATAACGCATTCCACTACTCTTCCATAAGCCCCTTCGCCCAAAATAGCCACAACCTCATCTCTAAAGAAAAGAGCTCTCACTCACAGAACTCGTGAAATTActcagctattaaaaaaaaacaacaaaccaaataatacaaacaaaattaacaaaaagaGCAGGAGCTATCACTGAGGCTATTATCGACTGTGCTTCCTTCAAACCCTATCTAGTTTGAGAGATGGTAACAGACAATTCTCATCAAGGCACATTTACAGGAATCTCATAGGTTCGTTAACTTCATTTACTATGTTTGGGGAGAGAGATTAAGTcctacagaaaaagaacaatccCCACCCTCAAACAACACAAGGCAGAAAGACTGCCAAAGCCCACTCACATCTTATACTAAAATAACTTGCTCTATCTGATAAGTTAATAAACTTTGACAGAGTCTATACCTTTTGCACTCATTGCATCTCCTCTCTGACAGGTAGGCGGCTGTTCTCATCCTCCTCTGCACTCCTGGCTGTTCTGCTTTGAGGATGCATCTGGAACAGCATCAAGATTGtccagaaaaatacataaacccGCAAGATTACCCCATGCTTCCTTTGTTGCTCACAACTACTGCACACACAACAGTCCCAGCCAACCCTCTCACCTCCTCTGTGCCTTACTGTAGCCGTCTCTCCACCAGCAGAGCTAACCAAGCATTATTCCAGAAACTGGGTCCTCCAAACCTGAATCAAACAGTGAAACATCTCATGTGCAATCACATGCAGGTGGAAAAAGAGTATTTGAGGATAAAACACTCCTGAAACACTACAACAGCCTATTCACATCAGTTTCCTAAAGCCCAATGACTTTTTTAATCTGGGAAGGGCTAAACCTTCTGAAACAATTCCACCTCTGATAAATGACCCTCCTCGTCTCTGTattgttggttttatttctccaaCTGACCCTGTGCGATCAACACATGGCATGTACATGAGACATGGAACTTTGTCACTCTCCATAGATAAAATACACTGTTAGTTTTTGTCTGTTGCCCTCCAGCTTGGTCTGAGCACTGCTCCCAACATGACAGACTTCTAACAAACTTTACCTACTGTTTTCTGAACGCCAGCAAAGTCCAGAGACAATCTAGAATACACATGATGAGACCCTTCACCTCAGTCCTACTGTAAGACTACTGTGTTAATGGACATACTTTTTCTGTGCCTGGGTAGATTTATTTTGACAGAGCTCACTTGTGGCTCTAGTGTCTGTGAGAAAGGACCAGACTGATGGGAGTAAACAGGAGTTTATAAAGCACAAGTCAACAACAGAAACAGCTGGTCTGCGACATTTTTGTTACTTAAAGGATTAGACACATCACAGAAGTCCAAACAGCTGGTGACATGACAGCCAAGGGTGCAAGAACTAAACCGCAAGTATGCCATACCCAGCAAGCGCCAGAGCCACACATTCCTGCAGCTGGGCTACTGCCTGCTCTCCATCTTGCTTGCTCTTCAACAAGTGCAAAGGACCAACCCCactattcattttcctgtggtATTCCAGGCTCTCAGAGAGAACCTGGGAGAGTTTCAGAGCcacaaacaggaaagcagacaTAACAGAATTTTGAGAAGTTAGTAAGCAATCCTGTCCCATAAAATCACTCTCCTTTCAATACACAGctttacagaagaaagaaaggatcTAAATTTCTCTTCCAGAGAGCCAACTGCTTGGCGTCCCTGCATTTCACACATTCTGTAGAACAGCCGCCTTCttgtggaggggaaaaaataacccaaccaaaaacccaaccaaacagaTCTGAAACGCTTTCCAGTTTGGTGCTAGATGTCAGCATTTTATATTACTGGTTCCTGTGCACCACAGGCAAGTTTCCAGCATGTCCTTCCTTCTGCATGACAGTACTGTCAGTCAAACATGCAGTTGCATGCTTCTGTCCACTTGCTATTACCACTGGTTATATGGAAGAGacagagcacagagctcaaATAATTAAATCCTTTATCTGACTGACTGAAGTAGTACAGTAAAATATATTAAGTCAGGAGCAAGGGCTAGGAGTTTTAAGCAGCACTCCATAAGGAACAAAGAAACTTTGTCCCAGATAAGAGTACTAAACTCTGCTCATTCCTGCCTCAGTAACCTGCACCTGGCAtgcctctgcttttctcttgcaaGTTGTTTCTCCTCTTTATTTTAGGAAGCAAAATCTCAGATGAGAAATAGTGGTCTGAAGCAGACTGCAAGTCAGCTGCACCTGGACCTCTCAAGGATTACAAGGCATATGTATGAGAATGGACTTTGCCAAGTGATGCTGTCTGAGGCCAAAGAGGATCTAGGAGAAGACCAGAATGGCATGAGTTGGATGCAGGAACTATAGGTACTATCCCCTGGCCATGCACAGTTGGAACTACAAATATATCCTCTCCCCTCTATGTATTAGACAGAGAGCGAACCTCTGTGGAAATTAGtcaatttttttcctgctttacaAAAACAAAGTGATGCCAAAATACACTATTTAAATCTACAACAAGGAAGAGTAGAACACGGCTTTTCCCTGTATGCCCAAGGTGCAAACTGCCTTTTTGATATCTACAAATAATtcacttccctgtttaagtcagtttattttatgctttctgcACTGCCTTGAACACAGGATCAACAATATACACACACCCCCACATATGTACAcatgcattttggttttcttcctgacTAGTCAACAGTCCAAGTATCTTGGTACCTTCTTGTGGAATTATCTGAGTCCAACAACATTTGTTCTCAAGACCAAACAACAGCTCTCTCATCTGTTCAACATCATCTTGGCCACAGGTATCTTTTATGATTTTAGGTGTATCTGGATATTTTTGCTTAGAAGCCTGACCACAGCCTTTCTGTCACTACTCTTCTGTTGTGCTTACCCCATTGCTTGTGCAATAAAGTGACGTAAAACAAGTTACAGTAAACCCATGATTACCTAGTTTTGATCAACAGCTGTGTAAAGATGCAAACACTCTTTCATACCAAAAACGTTATGCTAGAGGCAAAAACGACTTGTTCCAATCCGCACTTTGGGGAGGCTGAAGAGGTTCCCATTTCAACGCAGCAGGACAAGAGCAAGCACTTCTCTAATCCCCTAGGAAAGGTTTCATCTACCTACGTCACTGCTCTTACCTAGGGGAAAAAAACGTGTCTCTTACTCACTTTTGTAAATACCaacaaaggaaggaaagctAGAATTTACACGAGGAAGGGTCAAAAAACCATTAGCATGAAATTGTAGCAAAGGACACTGTTTCAACACAGTGTCACTAAGAAAATTAAGGCAGAAAAAGATTTGCAAAAAAACATATCTTTTTACATCTTTATTTTACCAGTAGAAAAAAAGCAATgcttaaaaatcaaaatcctGGAAGATACTCTGTGAAAACTGGCTTCTAAAACACCAGATCCCTCTGTGACAACACTTAAACAACATCACAGCTCCTGAAGATCCTGTGTTCAATGAGCAAAGGTATGATCCATCTCAGGTAACCCTTTTGAAATATACTTTTAAACCCCATAATCCAGCAGTCAATCTGATCTGTCCCTACAGAATGTGTCGAGGCACTCTGCAGCTACAGAGCAAAAGGGTTGGCATGAATTGTAATGTCTTTAATGCGAACATCATTAAGAGGTCTGTAGGTTTTCTCATTCACAGGCAGCTTTTCCAGCTCATCCAGGGTCTCCAAGCCATCAATAActctggaagaaaagcagaagtgccAGGAATCACCTTCTATTAATGATTTAAATTTCATAATTGAGATATCTCAAAGCACTTTACAGTTAAGTGTCACAGGGCAAGGACTTCAGAAGCAAATGATACAAGTAACACAGCCAATACTTTATGTATAGCACATAAcatcttttgaaagaaaatggtaaGCAGCCATGACAGATTCTATACAAATAATTCCCACTGACCTGACAGTATTATCATATTTTATACCAACCATAGCTGTGTAAAGACCCTGGCTGCACTTCCTGGTAGGCAGGACTGACCTATCATAGTATAGGCTTAAACAGCAGCAAGACACTGGCCATACCAAACCTCACTGTGACTTCCTAAAATCCTATGGCTGGAAAATCAATTTCCAAATGTGAGATTATCACTCCTAACCTTATGAGTCAAAGACAAGATTGGACAGAATCATTAACAACtgtgtaaatcatagaatcatagaatagctaggattggaaaggacctcaagatcatctagttccaacccccctgccatgggcagggacacctcacactaaaccatatcacccaaggcttcatccaacctggtcttgaacactgccagggatggagcattcactacgtccctgggcaacccattccagtacctcaccaccctcacagtaaagaatttcttccttatatctagtctaaacctctgctgtttaagtttcaacctgttaccccttgtcctatcactacagtccctaatgaatagtccttccccagaatccctgtaggcccccttcagatactggaagactgctacGTCTATGACTCAAATAGGTTTATGCCTTCAGATttcctgctctggctgcaggaGTGTCAAGAGAGATTGCTCTAATATACCTCTTTTTTGTCTAAAAAGCTCTGGTAAATCTTGGCAGGTTTTTTCCACCCAGTAACGAATAGGTAGAAAATACATGCTGTTCACAGTTCAATTCAGTCAGATGCATCACCTCTTTGAATCTAGGACACTGGACTGTGGACCAACAGGGACACATATATGCTGTTCTGCTGGTACTGCAACTGGGGCAGGATTATTCAGAAATGCCACTGGCAGTTCATC
Proteins encoded in this region:
- the BZW1 gene encoding eIF5-mimic protein 2 isoform X2, whose amino-acid sequence is MLLVQNLTIAAMQKRFLTSWWLVECWPQVFNKLIRRYKYLEKGFEDEVKKLLLFLKGFSESERNKLAMLTGILLANGTLNASILNSLYNENLVKEGVSAAFAVKLFKSWINEKDINAVAVSLRKVNMDNRLMELFPANKQSVEHFSKYFTEAGLKELSEYVRNQQSIGARKELQKELQEQMSRGDPFKDIILYVKEEMKKNNISEQTVVAIIWSSVMSTVEWNKKEELVAEQAIKHLKQYSPLLAAFTTQGQSELTLLLKIQEYCYDNIHFMKAFQKIVVLFYKAEVLSEEPILKWYKDAHLAKGKSVFLEQMKKFVEWLKNAEEESESEAEEGD
- the BZW1 gene encoding eIF5-mimic protein 2 isoform X1, whose product is MNNQKPQKPTLPGQRFKTRKRDEKERFDPTQFQDCIIQGLTETGTDLEAVAKFLDASGAKLDYRRYAETLFDILVAGGMLAPGGTLADDMTRTNVCVFAAQEDLETMQAFAQVFNKLIRRYKYLEKGFEDEVKKLLLFLKGFSESERNKLAMLTGILLANGTLNASILNSLYNENLVKEGVSAAFAVKLFKSWINEKDINAVAVSLRKVNMDNRLMELFPANKQSVEHFSKYFTEAGLKELSEYVRNQQSIGARKELQKELQEQMSRGDPFKDIILYVKEEMKKNNISEQTVVAIIWSSVMSTVEWNKKEELVAEQAIKHLKQYSPLLAAFTTQGQSELTLLLKIQEYCYDNIHFMKAFQKIVVLFYKAEVLSEEPILKWYKDAHLAKGKSVFLEQMKKFVEWLKNAEEESESEAEEGD